One Papaver somniferum cultivar HN1 chromosome 10, ASM357369v1, whole genome shotgun sequence genomic window carries:
- the LOC113316816 gene encoding probable rhamnogalacturonate lyase B → MLKGSSGFYTYGIYEHVNGMPGFNLNGTRVAFRLRKDKFQFMAKSKTRQRRMPLPEDREPPRGKLLHFKEAALLVDPVDRELKGQVDDKYMYAQNIEGIKVHGWVSSDPLVGFWHITPSHEYRSGGPLKQELTSHVGPRSLTVFHSSHYMGQHKLPIFGNGEPWKKVYGPVFIYHYKTMYLNSAPPSTNESALWDDANEQLQQEAQKWPYSFIASTDYPKSDQRGTVNGRILVRDRFASKEDIPAIDSYVGLALPGEVGSWQTECKGYQFWSRAGPDGSFTIKNVHSGDYNLYAWVPHCFTYVHPYAIKTGDSIELDDDLVYEPPRNGTTLWEIGIPDRTAAEFFIPYVDPKYVNPLYLTQDRFRQYGLWEQYSVLYSRTDLVYTVNSSNYKKDWFYAQVNRKLGDDKYNSTTWQIKFNLDSVVQGTIYKLRVALASTTGAELQIRFNNLNTEIPHFTTGGLYRDNAIARHGIHGLYLLFNVDVKSDWLKDGENTIFLSQVRGEGPFQGIMYDYIRLEAPADDERTNA, encoded by the exons ATGTTAAAAGGTTCGTCAGGATTCTATACATATGGAATCTATGAGCACGTAAATGGAATGCCAGGTTTCAATCTTAATGGAACTAGGGTCGCCTTCAGGCTTCGTAAAGACAA gtTTCAATTTATGGCTAAAAGTAAGACACGACAAAGACGAATGCCACTGCCAGAGGATCGCGAACCACCAAGAGGCAAATTACTACATTTCAAAGAAGCAGCTCTTCTTGTAGACCCTGTTGACCGAGAACTAAAAGGCCAA GTGGATGACAAGTACATGTATGCACAAAATATTGAAGGCATAAAGGTTCACGGGTGGGTTAGCTCTGACCCTTTAGTAGGTTTCTGGCATATCACACCGAGCCATGAATATCGAAGTGGTGGTCCTCTAAAGCAGGAACTCACCTCACATGTTGGTCCTCGTTCTCTCACT GTGTTTCATAGTTCCCACTATATGGGCCAGCATAAGTTACCCATTTTTGGAAATGGAGAACCTTGGAAAAAAGTGTATGGTCCAGTGTTCATATATCACTACAAAACAA TGTATCTTAATAGCGCTCCACCCAGTACAAATGAAAGCGCATTGTGGGACGACGCCAATGAACAG ctgCAACAAGAAGCCCAGAAATGGCCATATAGTTTCATAGCTTCAACCGACTATCCTAAATCTGATCAAAGAGGCACAGTAAATGGAAGAATACTTGTCCGTGACag GTTTGCAAGCAAGGAAGATATACCTGCAATAGATTCTTACGTTGGGTTAGCTTTACCAGGAGAAGTTGGGTCCTGGCAGACGGAGTGCAAG GGGTATCAATTTTGGAGTAGAGCAGGTCCTGATGGTTCATTCACAATTAAGAATGTACATTCTGGAGATTACAATCTATATGCATGGGTTCCG CACTGCTTTACTTATGTTCATCCATATGCTATTAAAACAGGAGATTCCATTGAATTGGATGATGATCTTGTTTATGAGCCTCCAAGAAATGGTACTACATTGTGGGAGATAGGCATTCCTGACAGAACAGCAGCAGAGTTTTTCATCCCATATGTTGACCCTAAATATGTTAATCCACTATACTTGACGCAAGACAG GTTTAGACAGTATGGATTGTGGGAGCAGTACAGTGTTTTATATTCAAGAACAGACCTTGTTTACACAGTAAACAGCAGCAATTACAAGAAAGATTGGTTCTACGCGCAAGTTAATCG GAAGTTGGGAGATGATAAGTACAACTCAACAACGTGGCAGATAAAGTTCAACCTAGATAGTGTTGTTCAGGGCACGATTTATAAGTTGCGAGTGGCACTTGCATCCACAACTGGAGCAGAATTGCAA ATTCGATTCAACAATTTGAATACAGAAATTCCTCATTTCACAACTGGAGGACTGTACAGGGATAATGCCATTGCAAGACATGGAATTCATGGCTTGTATCTGTTGTTTAATGTTGATGTAAAGAGTGATTGGCTCAAAGATGGCGAAAATACCATTTTTCTTTCACAAGTTAGAGGTGAAGGTCCGTTTCAAGGTATAATGTATGACTATATACGTCTCGAAGCACCAGCGGACGATGAAAGAACAAATGCGTAA